CGACAGCGATGCCAGGCTGTTGAACGCGGTGCTGGACAGTGGCATCAACCTGATCGACACCGCTGCGTCGTACAAAGGAGCCGAGAAGCTGATCGGCAGCGCGATCGGGCACCGGCGTGGCGAGTACGTGCTGGTGAGCAAGTGCGGGCAGAAGATCCCCGAGGCCGGCGACGCCAAGGAATGGTCGGCGGCGGTCATTACCGCGACGGTCGACCGGGCGCTGAAGCGCCTGCAGACCGACTCGCTTGACGTCATGCTCCTGCACAGCTGCGACCTGGAGACGCTGCAGAAAGGCGAGGCGCTGGGCGCGCTCGTGAAGGCGCGCGAGGCGGGCAAGATCAAGTTCGCCGGCTACAGCGGCGACAACGAGGCCGCCGCCTACGCCGCGGGACTGCCGGACGTGGCCGTGATCGAGACCAGCATCAACATGGCCGACCAGGTGAACATCCACAAGGTGCTGCCCCTCGCCCGGCAGAACAACGTCGGCATTCTCGCCAAGCGCCCGATCGCCAACGCCGCCTGGCGACAACCCACCGAACAGAAGGGTTTCTACGGCGACTACGCGCAGGTCTACCACGATCGATTGAAGCAGATGAAATTGAAGCCCGAAGAGCTCGGCTTCCCCGCCGACGGCTGGTCGGAACTGGCGCTGCGATTCACGCTGAGCCAGCCCGGCACGCACGTCGCGATCATCGGCACGACGAACCCGAACAACCTGCAATCAAACGTCGCAGCGGTGACGAAGGGGCCACTGCCCGCCGAAACCATCGAGAAAATCCGGGCCGCGTTTGTGGCGGCCAATCCGGACGGATCGTGGACGGGACAGACGTAAGCACAACTCGCGAATGATGTTCAAATATCGCTTCCCTCTGATGTGTAGGCGGCTGTGCTGCGCCGTCAGAATTTGTCAAAACTTTAGTGTGCAGTTTGACCTCCGACGGGCGATACTGGACGGACGTCCAATATCAAACCGCATGATCATCACGGAGGAACACAATGGCTCGCAAGGAAAAGAAGGAATCGAAGAAGCGTCACACTGCCGTCCCCGCCAAGCCGAAGGCCGCCGCCAAGGCAACGAAGCCGAAGACGACCGCCGAGGCCGTTACGCCCGAGGCCGTTGAGGCGGCTCAGGTTGAAACGATCGCACAACCTGCTGCGACGGCAGAAATGTCGATCGACCGCGAGGCGATGATGGCCCATATCGGCAACCTGCACCGCGCCGACGCCGACATCGCCCGCGAGGCCGCGGTTTCGCTGGCGGACTATCGCGACGCCGAGGCGGTCGACGCGCTGATGGCGGTCGTCGCCAACAGCGACGGTTACTACCACGGCGTCGTCCGCTCCGCCGCCGCCGCCAGCCTGGCGAAGCTGGGCGACGTGCGGGCCGTCGACGCCCTGTTGTCGGCCGTCCGCGACCCCATGGCCGAGGCGAGCGCCGAAGCCGTTCGCGCTCTGGCCGAGTTGGGCGACCCGCGAGCGATCGAGCCGCTGGTGAACGTCATCCGCAACGTCGAAGGTTACTTCCTGCCGGTCGTGCGCCTGGCCGCGGTGCATGCCCTGGCGAAGTTTAAGACGCCCGAGGCCACCGCCGAGCTGGCGAACGTGGCGTCTGACGAGTTCGAGGACACCGTCATCCGCAACGCAGCCGCCAACGCTGCATAAGTGGTGGATTGCGCGATGAGGCCACCCCGTTGAGGCGACGCTTGTGTCGCCCGTTTACCCTCCCACGTTCATGGTGGGACACGGGCGACCCAATGAAACGCCAATGACGGGCCGCGCGGCGACGCGCGGCCCGTTGCCATTGCTGACCCCGTCACGGAGAATTTCTCCCGCTCCCGGAACAAGCTGGAATGTTGGTCCGTAGTGAGTTAAAAGAACGGACGGGCAGACGCGATCGGCCGGGGCGTATTGGGCAGGATGCCCTTCCCGCTGATCTCCAATCCTGATCAATTCGATTTCCAACGCTGGGAGCCATGGATGGCGACGAAGACCCTGTTACTGTTGACCGGCGCAATCGCGATGTCCGGCTGTTCGACCGGGCCGAAGACAGTCGGATCGCTGCCCTCCCCCTCGTTCGCGGCGCCGATCGTCCTGGCTCCCGAACCGGCCCCCCGGTCGGCCCCCGCCGCCCCCGTCGTCGTGCGTCCACCCACCGCCACCCCGAGCAAGCGCGTTCCCACAGCAATTTCGGGTGGCCCACGTGATTGGGCCCCACCGGTACCGGCGCGGGCATGGAAGTATGTGGTCGTCCACCACAGCGCCACCGCCGGCGGTGGCGCCGCTGCGTTCGACCGCATGCACAAGGCCAAGGGTTGGGACGGCCTGGGCTACGACTTCGTGATCGGCAACGGCACCGACACCGCCGATGGGCAGGTCGAGGTCGGCTTCCGCTGGAAGCAGCAGATCACCGGCGCTCACGCGCGGACGCCAGACAACCGCTACAACGAGTACGGCATCGGCATCTGCCTCGTCGGCAACTTCGACGTCGACCGCCCCACCGCCGCCCAGATGCAGTCGCTGTCGAAGCTGGTGGCTTATCTGACGCGCACGTACCGCATTACGCCCGACAACGTCATCGGCCACCGCGACACGAAGTCGACGGAGTGCCCCGGCAAGTTCATGAACGTCGAGATCGTCCGCCGATCCGTCGGCCAGAACGTTGCCACCGACCGCAACACCACCGGAAAACCCGACAACTACGCCACCGCCACCGAACTGCTGACCCCGCTGGCCAAGCCGTAGTCTTTCAGAAGTCTTTCGACAGGGCCCGTACCGAGCTTTGCGATGGTGCGCGCCTCTTGTCCTGCCGCGCAACTTGGCTATACTGCCCTTCAGTCGCGTCACAACGCGACTCAGCCGGCAGCAAAGTTGCCGACTGATTCTCCCGGGCGGTTGGCGCAGTTGGCTAGCGCACCAGCATGACACGCTGGGGGTCACAGGTTCGAGCCCTGTACCGCCCATTTCACACAAGCTGAAGCCGAAGACGTAGTTACGTCATCCT
This region of Tepidisphaeraceae bacterium genomic DNA includes:
- a CDS encoding aldo/keto reductase, which codes for MKQTTLGKTGLSVTPLGFGSAPVGYVGAGDDSDARLLNAVLDSGINLIDTAASYKGAEKLIGSAIGHRRGEYVLVSKCGQKIPEAGDAKEWSAAVITATVDRALKRLQTDSLDVMLLHSCDLETLQKGEALGALVKAREAGKIKFAGYSGDNEAAAYAAGLPDVAVIETSINMADQVNIHKVLPLARQNNVGILAKRPIANAAWRQPTEQKGFYGDYAQVYHDRLKQMKLKPEELGFPADGWSELALRFTLSQPGTHVAIIGTTNPNNLQSNVAAVTKGPLPAETIEKIRAAFVAANPDGSWTGQT
- a CDS encoding HEAT repeat domain-containing protein, which gives rise to MARKEKKESKKRHTAVPAKPKAAAKATKPKTTAEAVTPEAVEAAQVETIAQPAATAEMSIDREAMMAHIGNLHRADADIAREAAVSLADYRDAEAVDALMAVVANSDGYYHGVVRSAAAASLAKLGDVRAVDALLSAVRDPMAEASAEAVRALAELGDPRAIEPLVNVIRNVEGYFLPVVRLAAVHALAKFKTPEATAELANVASDEFEDTVIRNAAANAA
- a CDS encoding peptidoglycan recognition family protein, with the protein product MATKTLLLLTGAIAMSGCSTGPKTVGSLPSPSFAAPIVLAPEPAPRSAPAAPVVVRPPTATPSKRVPTAISGGPRDWAPPVPARAWKYVVVHHSATAGGGAAAFDRMHKAKGWDGLGYDFVIGNGTDTADGQVEVGFRWKQQITGAHARTPDNRYNEYGIGICLVGNFDVDRPTAAQMQSLSKLVAYLTRTYRITPDNVIGHRDTKSTECPGKFMNVEIVRRSVGQNVATDRNTTGKPDNYATATELLTPLAKP